Part of the Cryptococcus neoformans var. grubii H99 chromosome 2, complete sequence genome is shown below.
CGCTTCCCGAGTCATCCTCCAGGAGACCAAACACTCTGTTAGGGTCGTTCTTGTTGACAGAACAGGACGGATCGAAGTGACCAAGGTTTGGATTGAGGATAGGCGGCTGGAGAGGATATCAGAAGGGAAGGTTGGCAACGGCAAGTTAGTGGCTGGGGATGTTAGCGACGATGGCGTCATTACTGTGCTCGGTACGTCCACAGTCAATATCAAAGCTTTATTGCTGACAATCAATGTCTCAAGATGAACAACATAATCTCTACACCACCTCTGTTCGGACTCTCTCGacaccctcttcccctgTTCGTCTCCTTCACCCTTCATCTgcgtctcttcttctctctcttccttcacctaCCCTTCccctcgtccttcttcccaccccccatccatctccttctcttcttctcgccattCCTGCCTCCAACTTGCCCACAAtcctcaccaccaccccgctttcttcattcacCTCTTCTGGCACCATTTCTGCTCTATCTATCCTTTCCGTTCGCTCTGGGGTCTACACAATCGGTGTCGTGCTCTCTCATAAGCAcagtgaaggagaaggatctAGCGGTAGGAGTGTGCTTTACACATGCGAAGTAGCTTTACCTGAGCGTGGCGTGGGGATGGGATTGCTTCTTGGTAGCaagacaaggacaagagaGTATCTGGAGGTTGAGgtggcggagaagaagcaaggaaagagtgaattggagaagaaacaagACAAGGTCCTTGAAGGACTCGAAAAGGctttgaagagcaaggacGTGACCGGAGTTcagaaggcttggagagactGGGTTGCAAAAGAGTCTGATACCGTAGAGGGCGTCTTCAGTGACAAATTCGTTAGAAAAGTGGTCGGTGTCGTGTTTGGGGCGGCTCTAAACGAAGATGGCAAGCCAAAAGGCGTCTATGCCGGTGAAGTTTTGAGGGACCTTGTAAGCAGAAGGGTTGTGAGTGATGGCATgtggaaggaaggtgtCGTCGTGGACGGGTTATTACCGCTTGGCGATTGGGTAAATTGAATGTCACTCCTTGTTATGTTCGTTTACTAATGATTATGACAGGAAAATATTATGCTTGCTCTCCAGAATATTCCCACTATCCCTTCGTCAACAATCATCATGCTTCTCCAAAAATCTGCACAATCATCAAACGCTTCGTCCGTCCCTTCTCTGACCGCTCTTCTCCAGACAattcttgctcttccccctcccggGCCTTCCTACCGATTGGACTTATATGTGATCCTCTCAGTGGAGGATGCTGCGGCCGTATTAAAAGTCCTCGTTCAGTGGATGGAAGACTACGTCGAGACTTTGTCCCAGGGATTAAAGGGCTGGGATGAGTCTGTGTCCGAGGAGAAAGACGAcaatcttccatctctacAATCCCTTGTCACGCACACCTCTCTGATCTTAGACGCTCACCTCCCGTCCTTGATCACACACCCCGCTTCCCACGATATTCTTTCCAGAGCACAAGCGTCACTCGAGCCTCTTTTAGCCGTTCAAAACGAATACCGTCAGCTGAGGGGCCCTGTGGAGGCATTGTTAACTCTTGCGAGGAGAGAAGCGAAAAaagcagaggaaagagCAGCGAAAAagggtgggaagaagaagggaaagaaggacgagaaCGGAAGGTTGCCAGAAGAAGTCGTCGGCAAgtggaaggtggaagaTCTTGCGTTCTAAGTTGGTGTCAGGGTTATTTTACATGCATTATTATGGAAGGCACCATTTTAGTCCTCGACAGAGTAGTCCTTATATTCCTGAGACTGGCCATGGTCAGTATGTACTTTGCTCGCGTCGTTATTGAAGGACGGGAGTTGAGTTGTTTTTTGTTCGTTGTGAATAATTCATCTGCGGACTAAAAATAGTAACCACGCTGCAGTTTCGGCGATCGGCCCAGACGCAGGCTGGCAGCGCCGAGCAGTTAGTAATTATTATTAAGTAAGCTTTGAAACATGATGATTTAGCTGAATAATCAGTTGCTCGGTAACCCCTGTAGCTCACCGGCGTCTgccttttgttctttgtcATCTTTCATAAGCCTTCCGTCGGGAAAACAAGAAGCTGCGGTTAATAATGAGCAAGCACGAAATAAACCAAATACATGGCAAAGATGACATACAAGCACGCGCTGCCACAAGTTGCCGTTGATGAGGATCAACAACTGCTGTCTAGGTCGTGCGAGTCTGTCGACCCCGGGGTATATAAGACAGTAACTTTTGACTACTAAACTCGTCTACTCACAGTTCTCAAAATCAAGCAGTactacttcttctttaaCGAAACACACCAACAAACAGCACTATGTCTCCCGTCGTTGCTCTTATTGGTCACAACGGTACCGTTGGCAACAACCTCTTGCCCTACCTCGTTGAAGCTCACAAGAAGGGCTCCATCAAGCTTGTGGTTTTGCACCGATCTAGCAGCGACCTCTCCAAAGTCCCTTCTGATGCCGGTATTGAGAAGAGAATTGTTGAACTCGAGGACGGAAAGATTGATTCTATCAAGGCCGCGgtcaaggatttggaggtCGTCATGCAAGTCTTACTTTGATGTCAATTGTACATTACTGACTAGCCACAACTACTTGTAGTTCCACCATCGCAGCATCTAGTGCTCCTAGCCAGGTCTACCTCGCCGAAGCTCTTGCTAGTTCTTCTGCCCTTAAGACTTTTATCCCATCCGACTTTGGTTGCGTCTGgactgaagaagaaaccaGAATCCCTGGTCTTTCATTCCTCATGATTAAGGAGGACGTTGCTCACAGGATCAAGCAGCTCAAGGTTCCCATTACTGAGATCAAGGTCGGGTTGTTCGACCTGTTCTTTTTTGGTTATAAGTGAGTGTATATTCCATTCCTCGAACATCACAGCTAACCATTAAACAGGGCTGTGGGAACCGACGTGAGAAGTAACCAGGTCCAATACTACCACGATTCTCTCCACAACCAACTGCCCATTACGTGAGTTGTTGTGCTTTTTCACAAAGTACGAGTGCAGCTACTGATGGCTCACGTTAGTTCCCTCTCGTACCTCGGCTATTCCGTCGCTCAGCTCATCTCTgatccttccctcctcgccaAGCTCCCCAACAGCACTTTAAACATCTTTGACTTTGCACCCACCGGTCAAGAAATTGTGGACGTTCTTACACAGCTCCATGGTCAGCCCACTAAGACTGTCCAAGTCAGTGAGAAGACCATTGCCGAACAGTTGGAGGGACCCGTGGCTATCGGTGCTGCTATCACCAAGAAATGGGGTGACAACAACTTTGGTAACGTTCCCAAGACTGAGATCAATGGCTGGGCTGGTAAAAGCTTTGCTGAGACTGTCAAGGAGTGGGTCAACAAGGCGTAGACTTACAAGTTTCGTAATAGAGTAGATGACTCTCGTGCTTAAAAGATAAGGATACGGGCCGAAATTCCAGTAAGCTCTGAAATGCATATTAAGTTGCACTCTTCTTGCTACAACGATCTCTACATCCTACGTACGCAACCTCCAACGATTATTATTACCTTTCGGGCCATCTTACTTTAATTTAAACTTACTAATGATGAGAAATCATTCAACAATGGCGTTAGAACATTCGAGAATTGAACAGTTTTCCTGCATATATTTTGTTCCAGCGACGAGACCTTTGTCTCCTTTGGTGGCATACAGACAGTCAGTGTGAGTCACTCAATGGACCAGCGACATGAACCAAGCCCCCTGAGACTCAGGAACATCCTCACCCCAGTACGCGTCAACCGTGATATCCTCGCGTCGGCGAACCACTGTCCAGACGTTTATTGATACATCCTCTTTGATTGACTTTGCCTTCATTCCGATTTGCCCCATTTGatcatttcttcttgtctgtGGCGCCCGGAATCTTGCCCTCATTCTCTCCCACGTCGTATCACTGCGAGATCAATCTTGTCATCTTTCTTGCGATACCTTGATCCAGGACGGCATGCCTCCTCGCAAAAAATGTGGCAATCCGCTATTTCTCCAGtggatggaaggtgagGACTTGCTCTTCTATGAGGCTGCAAAAGACCAAAGCTTATATGTCTTTAGAGATCCGTGACGCTGCGCGCGAAAAAGGATCCAAGTCTGCTGAAACTTATTCCAAAGCTTGTCGCTCTCTTGAATTTTGTCCTGTCACCTATGATCGACCTCGCGATCTTGCCATCTTGGCCCACATCGGAGAAAAGACAATAGCACAACTGGAAAATAGGTGGATAGAATATCGGAAGAGCAATGATTTGGATGTACCGGCAGAGCCAGAGAGTGAGTGTCTGTTCAAGCTGTCTGTTAAACCATTCGGGTATTCATGCGTCTCTCAGGACTTTCTGCATCAGAGCCTaaaagaaaagacaaaggaaAGGGTCGTGCAGCCCCAGGTGATGATCTTGCAATGCCCGGCGCCTCCCAAGAGACCGCAAAGAAAACTCGTAAAACCACCGCGAAAGCTTACATTCCTACCCAAGGCTCCGGCGCTTACGGTATTCTGTTGGCTCTCATCCTTGCGATTGACAGACCCGAAGTCACAACTCAGGTCTTCCTGACAAAATCTGAGATTATTCGCACCGCCCAAGAATATTGTAACACGTCGTTCGAACACTCGGAGAAGGGAACATACTTAACTGCTTGGAGTGGAATGAAAACTTTAGTGAACAAAGGCTATGTCTATGTAACGGGGAATCCTCATAAGCATTGCTTGACGGAGGAAGGATAGTGAGTGTTTTGTTTAGATCGATAATTCCAGTAACTGATGCTTTATAGCGATGTGGCCCTGGCCATCAGGAATCTGAGGCCAGAGTTTTCCCATATGAAGAAGCATCCATTTTCGCATGCCCCTGCTCCTGGGACGTCAAACAGAGTGACAGAACTCCCCAGAAATCGCGCAATAACGGCGTTAGATCTATATAACGGGCCTTCTATTGTTCCTTCCACCCTCTCCACAGAATATGTCCCTCCCGCCAATGCTCATTCTTCGCCAGCTTCCCGACTTGCATCTTTTGATGCTGTGGCATCCAAACTGACTGCAGGGGAAAGATTTAATTTTTGGTACATTACGCCTTCCGGTTCACGAACCCCTCTCATGACATCTGCCCATCTTCGCCTTGACCCCGAGCAATTCGTCAACCTTCGTCGTATCGAGTTCAAATACTCGCAGCGCAACCACCCATTTGCTGCGCAGCTGCGACTGATGGATGATCCTACTACTGCAAAATTGAGGGACAAAAGTGGTGTGCCTACATTGTATGCGTACCTTATCGAAGCCGATGCTCCACCCAAATGTAGCATGTTTGATACGGAAAGCAGTCAAAGCAGGGCAAAAGCAAGCGGGAAAGACAATGTGAGCAATGTAGGCAGCAGTCCGTTGGGCAGTAGCCCAGCTCCCAtctcaagatcaaggaggaaCGACTCTTCTGCTAGCCTTTCTGATGGTGGGTCTCGACTGTCTGCATCGGCAGGCAAACCGACAGACCCTTTCTACTTTGATGTTCGCACTTTGGCCCTTCAAAAGAAATCGTCTGTGCCTTCCAACAGTGCTTCAACTTCCCAGTCTGCGAGCAGATCAATTCCTTCATCACGTCCTGTTTCCAACTCGGGACCATCCGCCTATCAGAATCCATACGATACTATACTCGGTCAAAATCCTTCTATGCCTCCGGTATCTACATTGTCGCGGACCATTACCGCCCCTGCCGGCACATCATCCCAGCCGCGAacatcttccctttctACCCTCAACATTGGCTCAAGTTTCTCTGTGCCTAGCATTCCCAATCGTTCATATTCTTCTGCTGCGGTTTTACCCTCTCGTCCAGTCGTTCCAAGGATGGGACCGCGTCTTTCTAACCATGTACCCAATCCAATCCCGGTACCCGAGCATTTTGGTGACACTATCATCCCACCATCAAATTTGCATCCCAAATCACTTCCTCCATTTACCATTTCTAATGCCATCATTTTCCCGCCAGGGTCATACGATATTATCCTTATCATTGATACCCGTGAAGTCGAGTCCTCAAAAACGAAAAACAGGGACAAAATCGCGGAGACGCTGGAAGCAAAAGGTATCAGAGTTGAGACCAGGGCTTTGCGATTGGGTGACATGTGCTGGGTTGCcaggaggaaagatgggCTGGGTGGCGAAGAGGACGAATGTGTGTTAGATTATGTGGtagaaaggaagagattggaTGATTTGGTCAACTCAAtcaaagatggaagatatACTGAGCAATGTGTAAGTGCATCACTCTCACAGCAAATGACATGCTGATTGTTCCCAGTTCCGATTGTCTAACGCATGTCTGAGCAATGTCTATTACATCGTTGAAGATTGGCAAGTGAGCGAAAGAATGGAACAGAGTGGTCTTGCCATCATGACCGTCAAGTCTCAAGTTCAGATCCACAATCGGTTCTTCCTCAAAGAGACACATACCCTGAATGAAACTATTGACTTTCTCGCAACCATGACCAGAGTCATTGTCACTTCACATCGCACCAAAGCGTTACATGTTATCCCTACTCGTTTCCTTTCTCGACCTTCATTCAAACCCCTTCAGGATGATCTGCAGCTCAAACACCCGAATATCAAGTTCCACACTTCCTTTGTCGCTTATCAAGAACTGAATGACAAGTCGGCGAGTCAGACGTTGAAGGAAAAGTTTgcaaagatgatgatgtgtGTAAAGGGCATGAGCGCCGAGAAAGTATCTGCGTTGCTTGATGAATGGGATACGCCGCGGGCCATGTGGGAGGAtatgaaggaaagagatcGACAGCCAGATGATCCGGAGCCCCCTGGACAAACTAGGAgtaagaagaggaaaatggGGAAGGGCTCATTCTTTGCAGAAAGAGTGCAGGGGGAGGCGAGGCGAAAGATTGGTGACGCTTTGAGTGAAAGTGTGAGTTTCATGTGGAAGTTTAGGAATTTTGGCCTTCAGCTGACAACCATTCAGTTTTGGACTGCCTTGATGGGATAGGATAGGTACATCGCTACAGCTTATTATTATTGAACCGAGGGagtgaaagagaggaggaggcggtcGCAAGAGAAACATTGTTGGTctcaagaggagaaagctCATGTTTCTGGTAGTACGAGTAATCAGTGGAGGGCTAATGGAGGAAACAGCATAATAATCAAAGTGGCAATTTAGTCCACACTTGTTGTCATCTATATATACTTTTTGGATATTCATCGATGTATCTATATTGCATCTTGTTCGACTTTTTTGTAATGGATAAAAGAGGGATCATTAGAGGAACCGAAACCAATTACAGGTCTCTATTTCCGGGCCGGGAGTGACAGGTCGCATTTAGCCGAAGTGCCTGCCCTTGTCACACCATACAGCATCACCGAGACTGACTGATTACATTGCCTATCGATAAGAGATTCCAGTTCCCATACAACATCACATCGCTTTCCGCTCGATCAGCTATATCATTAGATTTCATTGCCTAAGCGATTGAAtgttcttctccattcgctcctctctctccaaaaACATACTCGGTCAAAGCCCTCGCCTTCGTATCATCTCATTATCGGTAATACCATCACGCATCCGCAAAATGAGTTCCCAAGCAGCAACATCGTCAGCAACCGTAGCAGTCTGCCAGCTTCGCTCTACGGAAGACCCTGTACATAACCTTAAGATCTCGGAAAAAGTGATTAGAAGCGCCGTCGCAGCAGGTGCTAAAGCTTGTTTCTTGCCTGAAGCATCGGATTTTATCAACCCGTCCAAGACCGAGTCACGCAAGTTTTCGCTCCCACTACCAAAACATGAATATACCATTGGATTGCAAACACTGGCAAAAGAGCTGGGCATAGTCATTTCTGTGGGGGTACATGAAGGGccagaagacgagagtgaaGAACGAGTGTATAATACTCATGTGTTGATTGGGAAGGACGGTGGTATTCTTGCTACCTACAGAAAAGTATGGTGGTGTCTGACTACACCTAATATCGATACTGACAGAGGAATTAGATTCATCTGTTTGATGTTGAGTTATCAAAACCTCCTGCGCCTGACGGCACCCCTCGCCCACCGCAGCGCACGGGCGAGTCCGAACGTATTCTTGCTGGACAAGCTGTCACGCCTCCCGTAGAGGTAGAGGGTATTGGAAAGATTGGATTGGAAATCTGCTACGATATCAGGTTCTCCGAATTATCCATCATCTTGACCAGGTTGGGAGCAGAAGTGCTCTTGTTCCCTTCAGCATTTACTGTTAAAACGGGACGTGATCACTGGGGAACCCTCTGTGTATGTTTACTCGCCACTCATCCTGCCTGCACCAACTGATCCCTGAATAGCGTGCGACAGCTATCCAATACCAATCGTATCTCATCGCCTCAGCTCAATATGGAGCTCACAACTCTACGCGTACATCATGGGGTGAAACTCTTGCCTTCGACCCATGGGGCCGTCAGCTCGGCCGTCTCCGAAGTGTAGACGACACCCCCCCTCCCAAAGAGGGCGAAGGTGACAAGGACGTGGAGAAACTTTATGAGGACAGCGGTgaattcttcctctgcgaAATAGACGGCACTAAAGTAAAGGAGACGAGGGGACAAATTCCGTTGGCGATCCAGAAGAGATCAGATGTTTATGGGGTTGTGGGCAAGGACGCTTAGATCTGATAGATGGATGGTAAAGTTAATGCTATGCTATGAAATGCGATGTCTGAACTGCCTTCAGATATAAATTTTACGACGCCACGCGTCAAAACACTCCTAGATGAAAGAGTCTGCAAGCTTTTTTACCCTTCCCTTCGACTTTCCTTGTCCGGATTGTACTTCCCCAGCTCTCGCCCATGGCCAAATAATGTGCGACACTCTGGCTGTTACTAAACCTAATGGAATCTGCAGCGAATCAGTGCATGACGAGCGGCTCAGAAGCCAAAAAATCTCACAGGACCATAGGTATTGGAATCTCTTGTTTGGTATTTCGAGTCGCCTTCGACCCAGCAATGTCCTGGGGGTATTCTGACTGGTGTAGGTGGAGAGGGGGGTAGTGGATGCACCTGCATGTACTGTTAGTAACCTTACACCAAATTTGTCTAGAGGCTTGCCATACGAGATCGCCTTCAAGAGCTACTATCCGCTTAGTCGTCAATAGTTGAGGGTTCTGCGGTGACCTGAGGGGATCACGCTTGTCAACTTGTCTGGGAATTGATTGATTCAATAAGGATCACACGTACCACAGCGTGACCACATCGCCCCTCTTGTACTTGTTCATTGCTGGAGACCATCTTTCCAAAAGAACAACATCGTTGTGTAATGGATTAGTCGCCAAATCAGGGTTAAATGTCGGCTTGGATTCGCTCAGTTACTGACTGTGATTCAAGGACCGACATATTGAGCTCACTTGCATACTGCCACCAGTTACAGTAGCTAGGGAATACACATGTCTCGTGAAGAAGACTCCTACGGGTACCCACGCCAATATCCGGCTATCAAACGATGAGTATACGAGAGCAGAACACATGTAGGGTACGTACGCTGCGTCTCTCAGCGCCTGATGTTTGAAAAAGTACCTCGCGCTAGCCATTTATGTGCCTTTTCCTCCAGTGCGATGGCTTATGGCCGTTTAGGTACGTGTATAGATGTAGCAGATGATATCAATATTTACATAGATACGTCTCGTTCTCAAGATGCCGGGTAATAATAGGCAGAGATCACGTGACTTGTACACATCAAGAATTGTTAACTGAGCATTGGATGTCTTTATTGGGAGAATCTCTTTCTATGAATCCACAACTCATCCTGTagccaagaagaaacatCATGACAAAGTGCGCCGGATGTAATGACAAGGAGGCCTCGAGGCTTGAATGTCCCACCTGTAAGAAGTGAGTCGTCGGGAACACGAACATTGGGTGAAAGGAGGAGACGTAGG
Proteins encoded:
- a CDS encoding crossover junction endonuclease MUS81, whose amino-acid sequence is MPPRKKCGNPLFLQWMEEIRDAAREKGSKSAETYSKACRSLEFCPVTYDRPRDLAILAHIGEKTIAQLENRWIEYRKSNDLDVPAEPERLSASEPKRKDKGKGRAAPGDDLAMPGASQETAKKTRKTTAKAYIPTQGSGAYGILLALILAIDRPEVTTQVFLTKSEIIRTAQEYCNTSFEHSEKGTYLTAWSGMKTLVNKGYVYVTGNPHKHCLTEEGYDVALAIRNLRPEFSHMKKHPFSHAPAPGTSNRVTELPRNRAITALDLYNGPSIVPSTLSTEYVPPANAHSSPASRLASFDAVASKLTAGERFNFWYITPSGSRTPLMTSAHLRLDPEQFVNLRRIEFKYSQRNHPFAAQLRLMDDPTTAKLRDKSGVPTLYAYLIEADAPPKCSMFDTESSQSRAKASGKDNVSNVGSSPLGSSPAPISRSRRNDSSASLSDGGSRLSASAGKPTDPFYFDVRTLALQKKSSVPSNSASTSQSASRSIPSSRPVSNSGPSAYQNPYDTILGQNPSMPPVSTLSRTITAPAGTSSQPRTSSLSTLNIGSSFSVPSIPNRSYSSAAVLPSRPVVPRMGPRLSNHVPNPIPVPEHFGDTIIPPSNLHPKSLPPFTISNAIIFPPGSYDIILIIDTREVESSKTKNRDKIAETLEAKGIRVETRALRLGDMCWVARRKDGLGGEEDECVLDYVVERKRLDDLVNSIKDGRYTEQCFRLSNACLSNVYYIVEDWQVSERMEQSGLAIMTVKSQVQIHNRFFLKETHTLNETIDFLATMTRVIVTSHRTKALHVIPTRFLSRPSFKPLQDDLQLKHPNIKFHTSFVAYQELNDKSASQTLKEKFAKMMMCVKGMSAEKVSALLDEWDTPRAMWEDMKERDRQPDDPEPPGQTRSKKRKMGKGSFFAERVQGEARRKIGDALSESFWTALMG
- a CDS encoding nit protein 1; this encodes MFFSIRSSLSKNILGQSPRLRIISLSVIPSRIRKMSSQAATSSATVAVCQLRSTEDPVHNLKISEKVIRSAVAAGAKACFLPEASDFINPSKTESRKFSLPLPKHEYTIGLQTLAKELGIVISVGVHEGPEDESEERVYNTHVLIGKDGGILATYRKIHLFDVELSKPPAPDGTPRPPQRTGESERILAGQAVTPPVEVEGIGKIGLEICYDIRFSELSIILTRLGAEVLLFPSAFTVKTGRDHWGTLCRATAIQYQSYLIASAQYGAHNSTRTSWGETLAFDPWGRQLGRLRSVDDTPPPKEGEGDKDVEKLYEDSGEFFLCEIDGTKVKETRGQIPLAIQKRSDVYGVVGKDA
- a CDS encoding mitochondrial inner membrane protease subunit 2, with the translated sequence MASARYFFKHQALRDAARILAWVPVGVFFTRHVYSLATVTGGSMQPTFNPDLATNPLHNDVVLLERWSPAMNKYKRGDVVTLWSPQNPQLLTTKRIVALEGDLVHPLPPSPPTPVRIPPGHCWVEGDSKYQTRDSNTYGPIPLGLVTARVSHIIWPWARAGEVQSGQGKSKGRVKKLADSFI